TAGCCCGTTTGAGCGAATGGAACTTGAACGGATGGATGACTCGGAAAATCGTTTGGCGTCTTACGGTGCAGCGGAGCCTCCCATGGAAAACATCGACCTCATTCTGGACATACAACTGAAGCTCAATGCTCGATTGGGACACGTCGAGATGCCCATTGGGGAGATCATGAAGCTCGCTCCCGGTTCTGTCATCGATATCGACCGGCTCGTGGATGAGCCGATCGAGTTGGTGATAAACGACCGGCCGATCGCTCGGGGCGAAATCGTGGTGGTCCAGGAAAATTTCGGGATCAAGATCACCGAGATCATCAGCCAGAAAGACAGGATTCGCAGCTTGGTATAACCGGCGGAGACGGGAGCTTGTATTTACGGAGATCTCGGTGAAACAGGTTTCACTCGACAAGAAAGACCTGGACATCCTCTGGAAAGAGTTCAAGGCGCAAGGCAGCACCGAGGCCAGAGATGCGCTTATCATCAATTATTTGGGCCTGGTCAAATACATCGCCGGCCGAATGGCTCTCGCATCGCCTTCATACGTAGAGGAAGACGACCTGATCGGATGGGGCGTTCTCGGGCTGATGGACGCGACGGAAAAATTCAATCTCGATCAGAAAACCAGCTTCGAAACCTATGCTTCGGTCAGAATACGCGGAAGCATCCTCGATCAGATCCGCTCGCTGGACTGGGCGCCGCGATCGCTGCGGAGGAAGGCGCGCCAGTTGAAGGAAGCTCACAGCGGCTTGAAGGATGAACTGGGACGCGAGCCCTCCGATACGGAACTGGCCGCGCGGCTGGACATGACGGATGACATGCTCTTTCACTTGAAATCCGACGTCTATGGGGCATATATGATTTCGCTGGACAATGCCGTCTCCACTGACGAGGAGGAAAACGAGCTTACGCTGGCAGAGGTTACCGGCGGCACATCTCCGTCGCCGGAAGACTCGGCGGCAAGAAACGAGGCCGAGCAGCGGCTGGCCGAGGTGATTCAGCGGCTGCCCGAACAGGAGCGGCAGGTGATCACCCTCTACTACTTTGACGAATTGACACTGAAGGAGATTGGCGAGCTTCTGCACGTTTCTGAATCGCGTGTCTGCCAGATTCACCGTGCGGTCATTAAAAAGTTGCAGCGTCATCTGCAGATAGGATTACGAGATGCTTACTCTTGAAATCTTCCTTATCATATCGGGAATCGGACTTATTTCTTTATCTTTCTGGATCGGCAAACCGGACCAGAACGGAGAAGGAAAAAATCTTGTTCCATCCAACGCCTCAATCAATCACGCTCTCAAACTGCAAGGCTCGCTGAACGAGTTGCTGCATGAACTGCAGGGGCTCAGTCAGGAAGTAACCAATGACCTCGAGGAAAAGCTCGGACAGCTAAAGGAATTGCTGCAGTTAGCCGATATCAAGTGTAAAGAGCTCTCCTCGCCCGGCGCCGGCAACGGAGACGCGGAGGACGATTTCGACATGCAGGCCGAGCAGGAAGAGGAGTATGATGCGTCGCCCTCGGAACAACTTATAATGAACGAAGATGAAGATGAAGACGAGCCGCTCCTGCCTCCCGGCAGATATCAGGAAATATACACGTTGGCGGATGAAGGCCGCTCATTGGACGAAATCGCTCGGCATGTCCGAATGGGCAAAGGAGAAATCCAGCTCATCCTGAGCCTGCGCAAGAAAACGAATTAATGTCTCTTCCGCCTCTAAACCTCCAGTTAACCGCCTCATTTCCTGCGTCCCCCCTTGAAAATCTGCGGCATGGCGATTTGCTGGCGGGCAAGGTGGTCCGTATCGAGCCCGACGGTTCCCGCCTCATCAGCTTCTCCGGCCTCACGGCTATTGCGCGTGCGGCCGACCTGCTCAGTCCGGGCCGGCAGGTGTTCGCCTGCGTCCAAAAGAATCTTTCACAAATCAACATTGTGCTCCTGCCGGCGCTCAAACCGAATGAAATGGTGACCGGTAAAGTCCTTTCTTCTGATTCTGCCGGACTACTGATTGCATTGGATGGAATCGAGCTTCACGCCCAATCTCGCCCGCAACTCCTGAGCCCGGAGCCCGGTACGCTTGTGCAGGGTCAAGTGCATATGCACGGAGGTAAGCCTGTCTTTTTTGTTTCCACCGAACAATCCGGCGCTCAGCCGTCCGCCGCGGAGAAACTTGAGAAGCCTGCCCCCGCATTCGCTGAGATATCCCGTCTCTACAGCGAAGCCATGATAGTTCAAAAAGATGTGTCAGCCCTTATGTCGATGCTTCAGAATCTGCACAATGTCATCCCGGCCGAATTGCCTTGGCTCGACTCCCTTTTGAAAATCCTGTCAA
The nucleotide sequence above comes from Candidatus Abyssobacteria bacterium SURF_5. Encoded proteins:
- a CDS encoding FliA/WhiG family RNA polymerase sigma factor; translation: MSGSRSPRSSARKTGFAAWYNRRRRELVFTEISVKQVSLDKKDLDILWKEFKAQGSTEARDALIINYLGLVKYIAGRMALASPSYVEEDDLIGWGVLGLMDATEKFNLDQKTSFETYASVRIRGSILDQIRSLDWAPRSLRRKARQLKEAHSGLKDELGREPSDTELAARLDMTDDMLFHLKSDVYGAYMISLDNAVSTDEEENELTLAEVTGGTSPSPEDSAARNEAEQRLAEVIQRLPEQERQVITLYYFDELTLKEIGELLHVSESRVCQIHRAVIKKLQRHLQIGLRDAYS